Part of the Corynebacterium canis genome is shown below.
CACGCGTGAAAATCGTATGAAACGACGCCGCCGAATACTCCGCATAACCATCCACGTGTTCATGAATCCACTGCGGAGATAAAAACTTGCGGCCAAGGCGATCGGCATTGAGAAACGCAAAGGTCAAATTCGTGAGGCGTTCAATGACGCGATCACGAGCTACCATGTACTACCCCCTTGATGAGAGTTCATATAGGCAATCATTTCATCGACTCGAGCATCGGTTGTGGCAAATGGGTCGCCGAGTTCCGCGCTCAATGCCGCCGGCTGGTTGATCTTTAACCGCATCCAATCCACCGTAATCGGCGAACCCGTGGCAAACGCGTGACGCAAAAACTCACCGCGCAACCGCGCCCGCGTGGTCTGCGGCGCGGCACCCGCAACGGCACGATCGATATCAGCATCGGTGGTCCAACGCTGCACCAACCCCTTCGATTCTAGCGCCCAGTGCAGGCCACGGCCTTGACGCACATCGTGATACGCCAAATCCACCTGCAATAATTTCGGGTGGTCAAGCTCAAGCCCGTGACGATGCTGGAACCGTTGCAAAAGCTTGCGCTTAATCACCCAGTCAATCTCCGTATCCACCGCGGAAAAATCCTGCGTCTCAATCGCGTCAAGCATCCTGCCCCACAAATCCAGCACCCGACGAAACTCGGCGACGGTGGTGCCCTGCTCGCAGGGGGGTCGCTGCTCCAGCCATTGCTGCGCGGCGTCGAAAAACGCGCGCTGTATTTCTAGGGCCGTCACCGTGGAACCATTGCGCAATCGGATCGGCGCGTTGCCACTGATATCGCGGGCGATGTGGCGGATAGCGCTGATCTCATCCTCCAGCGTGAAATCCGGAAGCGGCCAACCCGCCTCGATCAGCTCCAGCACTAATTGCGTGGACCCGATTTTCAGCGCGAAGGTCGGCTCCGCCATGTTCGAATCGCCCACAATAATGTGCAGGCGCCGGTATTTTTCCGAATCCGCGTGCGGTTCATCGCGGGTATTGATGATCGGGCGGGAACGAGTGGTCGCCGAAGACACCCCCTCCCACACGTGATCCGCCCGCTGCGACACGCAGAACCCAAGGCCGAAATCCTGCTCGCCCGAATTCGGCAACGGGCGGTAGATTTTCCCGGCGCCGACAATCAATTGCCGGGTAATCAAAAACGGCAAAAACGTGGTGCCGAGCGTGCGCAGCACCGTGGACCGGCTGACCAGGTAATTCTCGTGGCAGCCATAGGAATTACCGATGGAATCCACGTTGTTTTTAAAGAGGAACACTTGGCCATTGATGCCCTCGCCGGCGAGCGAAGCCTCCGCCACGCGCGCCAAGTTGTCCACGATCCGGTCCCCGGCCTTG
Proteins encoded:
- the pafA gene encoding Pup--protein ligase — encoded protein: MTLLHRIFGVETEYGITFTSDGRKKLGPDEIARYIFRPVMEQYGSANVFIENAGRLYLDVGSHPEYATPECDSLTQLLHYDKAGDRIVDNLARVAEASLAGEGINGQVFLFKNNVDSIGNSYGCHENYLVSRSTVLRTLGTTFLPFLITRQLIVGAGKIYRPLPNSGEQDFGLGFCVSQRADHVWEGVSSATTRSRPIINTRDEPHADSEKYRRLHIIVGDSNMAEPTFALKIGSTQLVLELIEAGWPLPDFTLEDEISAIRHIARDISGNAPIRLRNGSTVTALEIQRAFFDAAQQWLEQRPPCEQGTTVAEFRRVLDLWGRMLDAIETQDFSAVDTEIDWVIKRKLLQRFQHRHGLELDHPKLLQVDLAYHDVRQGRGLHWALESKGLVQRWTTDADIDRAVAGAAPQTTRARLRGEFLRHAFATGSPITVDWMRLKINQPAALSAELGDPFATTDARVDEMIAYMNSHQGGSTW